One window of Dermacentor albipictus isolate Rhodes 1998 colony chromosome 9, USDA_Dalb.pri_finalv2, whole genome shotgun sequence genomic DNA carries:
- the LOC139049969 gene encoding cell surface glycoprotein 1-like isoform X5, whose amino-acid sequence MSDFSNQSLYPSGLPDSDSDSDSSSDLEPSVLFLPAPAGRQTPVPVPLAPPVISPSTVREPPPSPGLEPAPGPRGPPVIGPPAVLTPTPSPSPSLAPTTPPARSPKPRPAPKPAPRPAARPAARPTTRPTPKPTLRPTPRKTPRPIPRRTPRPIPRQTPKPTLQPTLQPTLQPTLQPTLQLTPKPTQQPTPKPTAKPTPKPSPKPSRKTTPKPSPKTTPKPSSKTTPKPSPKTTPKTTPKPTPKPTLKPTLKPTPKRTPKPTVKPTLKPTLKPTLQPTLKPTLKPTLQPTPKPTPKPTPQPTPKQTTTTTPTPTPTPKPTPKPSPKTTPKPSPKTTPKPSPKTTPKTTPKTTPKPTLKPTPKPTLKPTLKPTPKPTPKPTPKPTPKPTLKPTPKPSPKPTPKSTPKPTPKPTPKPTPKPTTTTMPTTTPTTTPTPKPTPKPTPKPTPKPTPKPTPKPTPKPTPKPTPKPTPKPTPKPTPKPTPKPTPKPTPKPTPKPTPKPTPKPTPKPTPKPTPKPTPKPTLKPTPKPTPKPTTTTTTGTTTKPFSVDEILCTVGGKAVLFYMHPPDRICDADYYTSVAVINGAMYGVDNQESWATFQRVMYWRRKTTGGIGFDIRYCTPNSVNTATVESLKDHAKSRHIIHYGVLDVLETSTNVKALYDKAKALLAHLKVIQTSINANESRTLIALGIYNYRGNNAMGILSDMFNDAANNHVADTVIAYSSVGWIERESECVSHPPSVFQRSDLKGEAAKKAGRAPDIKSIAKLMARDKPFPDDVKLGLSFEMATLVYTLKNATKGRHAALVNAVCKAFYISSFDVAETSGKTENEYIQGSTWVNHTAIQGRPSSSRAVIRSSTSSRRWPTSPPSCGMVCRCCCSTSTSRISGRARITCVKRTTKETETSRTLES is encoded by the exons ACCTCGAGCCAAGCGTGCTATTTC TACCTGCGCCGGCTGGTCGACAAACACCTGTGCCAGTACCTCTAGCCCCGCCAGTTATTAGCCCATCTACAGTACGTGAGCCTCCGCCAAGCCCAGGCCTGGAGCCTGCACCAGGACCTCGCGGCCCACCGGTTATTGGCCCGCCTGCAGTACTTACGCCTACGCCAAGCCCAAGCCCAAGCCTAGCTCCGACAACACCTCCCGCTCGGTCACCGAAACCAAGGCCCGCTCCAAAGCCCGCTCCAAGGCCCGCTGCAAGGCCCGCTGCAAGGCCCACTACAAGGCCCACTCCAAAGCCCACTCTAAGGCCCACTCCGAGAAAAACTCCAAGGCCCATTCCGAGACGAACTCCAAGGCCCATTCCGAGACAAACTCCGAAACCAACTCTGCAACCAACTCTGCAACCAACTCTACAACCAACTCTGCAACCAACTCTGCAACTAACTCCAAAACCAACTCAGCAACCAACTCCGAAACCAACTGCGAAGCCAACTCCGAAACCATCTCCGAAACCATCTCGAAAAACAACTCCGAAACCATCTCCGAAAACAACTCCGAAACCATCTTCGAAAACAACTCCGAAACCGTCTCCGAAAACAACTCCGAAAACAACTCCGAAACCTACTCCGAAACCAACTCTGAAACCAACTCTGAAACCAACTCCGAAACGAACTCCGAAACCAACTGTGAAACCAACTCTGAAACCAACTCTGAAGCCAACTCTGCAACCAACTCTGAAACCAACTCTGAAGCCAACTCTGCAACCAACTCCGAAACCTACTCCGAAGCCAACTCCGCAGCCAACTCCGAAGCAAACTACAACTACAACGCCAACTCCAACGCCAACTCCAAAGCCAACTCCGAAACCATCTCCGAAAACAACTCCGAAACCATCTCCGAAAACAACTCCAAAACCATCTCCGAAAACAACTCCGAAAACAACTCCGAAAACAACTCCGAAACCAACTCTGAAACCAACTCCGAAACCAACTCTGAAACCAACTCTGAAACCAACTCCGAAGCCAACTCCAAAGCCAACTCCGAAACCAACTCCGAAGCCAACTCTGAAGCCAACTCCGAAGCCATCTCCGAAGCCAACTCCGAAATCAACTCCGAAGCCAACTCCGAAGCCAACTCCGAAGCCAACTCCGAAGCCAACTACAACTACAATGCCAACTACAACGCCAACTACAACGCCAACTCCAAAGCCAACTCCGAAACCAACTCCGAAACCAACTCCAAAGCCAACTCCGAAACCAACTCCGAAACCAACTCCAAAGCCAACTCCAAAGCCAACTCCAAAGCCAACTCCGAAACCAACTCCCAAGCCAACTCCGAAACCAACTCCCAAGCCAACTCCGAAACCAACTCCGAAACCAACTCCAAAGCCAACTCCAAAGCCAACTCCGAAACCAACTCCAAAACCAACCCCAAAGCCAACTCCAAAACCAACTCCAAAACCAACTTTAAAACCAACTCCAAAGCCCACTCCGAAGCCTACAACGACTACAACGACAGGTACAACTACGAAACCAT TCTCTGTAGACGAGATCCTCTGCACGGTAGGCGGAAAGGCCGTCTTGTTCTACATGCACCCGCCTGACAGGATCTGCGACGCCGATTACTACACCAGTGTCGCGGTGATTAATGGCGCCATGTACGGCGTCGACAACCAAGAAAGCTGGGCGACGTTTCAGAGAGTAATGTATTGGCGCAGAAAGACTACCGGCGGCATCGGATTCGATATCCG GTACTGCACCCCGAATAGTGTGAATACAGCGACGGTAGAGAGCCTGAAAGATCACGCGAAGTCGCGCCACATCATACACTACGGCGTACTGGACGTCTTGGAAACATCGACGAATGTGAAGGCGCTATACGACAAGGCCAAGGCGCTTCTTGCG CATTTGAAGGTTATACAAACGTCAATAAACGCCAACGAATCGAGAACATTAATTGCTCTCGGCATATACAATTATCGCGGCAATAACGCGATGGGCATCCTCAGCGATATGTTCAACGACGCCGCCAA CAACCACGTGGCGGACACGGTCATCGCCTACAGCTCTGTGGGCTGGATCGAGCGAGAGAGCGAGTGCGTCAGCCACCCGCCATCTGTATTCCAAAGAAGCGACCTAAAAGGCGAGGCTGCGAAAAAGGCTGGCCGGGCACCTGATATC AAAAGTATTGCGAAGCTCATGGCGAGAGACAAGCCATTCCCTGACGACGTCAAGTTGGGACTCTCCTTCGAGATGGCCACCCTCGTCTACACCTTAAAGAACGCAACAAAAGGTCGCCACGCAGCTTTGGTCAACGCTGTGTGCAAAGCCTTCTATATCAGCAGCTTCGACGTCGCG GAAACATCAGGAAAAACCGAGAACGAGTATATCCAGGGGTCGACGTGGGTCAATCACACGGCGATCCAAGGCAGGCCATCCTCTTCGAGAGCAGTGATACGCTCGTCTACAAG CTCAAGAAGATGGCCGACAAGTCCACCTTCCTGCGGCATGgtctgtcgctgctgctgctcaaCGTCGACCTCCAGGATTTCAGGACGGGCGAGGATAACCTGTGTAAAGCGTACAACGAAAGAGACCGAGACAAGCCGCACACTCGAATCATAA
- the LOC139049969 gene encoding cell surface glycoprotein 1-like isoform X2, which produces MSDFSNQSLYPSGLPDSDSDSDSSSVPAPAGRQTPVPVPLAPPVISPSTVREPPPSPGLEPAPGPRGPPVIGPPAVLTPTPSPSPSLAPTTPPARSPKPRPAPKPAPRPAARPAARPTTRPTPKPTLRPTPRKTPRPIPRRTPRPIPRQTPKPTLQPTLQPTLQPTLQPTLQLTPKPTQQPTPKPTAKPTPKPSPKPSRKTTPKPSPKTTPKPSSKTTPKPSPKTTPKTTPKPTPKPTLKPTLKPTPKRTPKPTVKPTLKPTLKPTLQPTLKPTLKPTLQPTPKPTPKPTPQPTPKQTTTTTPTPTPTPKPTPKPSPKTTPKPSPKTTPKPSPKTTPKTTPKTTPKPTLKPTPKPTLKPTLKPTPKPTPKPTPKPTPKPTLKPTPKPSPKPTPKSTPKPTPKPTPKPTPKPTTTTMPTTTPTTTPTPKPTPKPTPKPTPKPTPKPTPKPTPKPTPKPTPKPTPKPTPKPTPKPTPKPTPKPTPKPTPKPTPKPTPKPTPKPTPKPTPKPTPKPTLKPTPKPTPKPTTTTTTGTTTKPFSVDEILCTVGGKAVLFYMHPPDRICDADYYTSVAVINGAMYGVDNQESWATFQRVMYWRRKTTGGIGFDIRYCTPNSVNTATVESLKDHAKSRHIIHYGVLDVLETSTNVKALYDKAKALLAHLKVIQTSINANESRTLIALGIYNYRGNNAMGILSDMFNDAANNHVADTVIAYSSVGWIERESECVSHPPSVFQRSDLKGEAAKKAGRAPDIKSIAKLMARDKPFPDDVKLGLSFEMATLVYTLKNATKGRHAALVNAVCKAFYISSFDVAPCLGNIRKNRERVYPGVDVGQSHGDPRQAILFESSDTLVYKLKKMADKSTFLRHGLSLLLLNVDLQDFRTGEDNLCKAYNERDRDKPHTRIITVRYELGLPHNFDRR; this is translated from the exons TACCTGCGCCGGCTGGTCGACAAACACCTGTGCCAGTACCTCTAGCCCCGCCAGTTATTAGCCCATCTACAGTACGTGAGCCTCCGCCAAGCCCAGGCCTGGAGCCTGCACCAGGACCTCGCGGCCCACCGGTTATTGGCCCGCCTGCAGTACTTACGCCTACGCCAAGCCCAAGCCCAAGCCTAGCTCCGACAACACCTCCCGCTCGGTCACCGAAACCAAGGCCCGCTCCAAAGCCCGCTCCAAGGCCCGCTGCAAGGCCCGCTGCAAGGCCCACTACAAGGCCCACTCCAAAGCCCACTCTAAGGCCCACTCCGAGAAAAACTCCAAGGCCCATTCCGAGACGAACTCCAAGGCCCATTCCGAGACAAACTCCGAAACCAACTCTGCAACCAACTCTGCAACCAACTCTACAACCAACTCTGCAACCAACTCTGCAACTAACTCCAAAACCAACTCAGCAACCAACTCCGAAACCAACTGCGAAGCCAACTCCGAAACCATCTCCGAAACCATCTCGAAAAACAACTCCGAAACCATCTCCGAAAACAACTCCGAAACCATCTTCGAAAACAACTCCGAAACCGTCTCCGAAAACAACTCCGAAAACAACTCCGAAACCTACTCCGAAACCAACTCTGAAACCAACTCTGAAACCAACTCCGAAACGAACTCCGAAACCAACTGTGAAACCAACTCTGAAACCAACTCTGAAGCCAACTCTGCAACCAACTCTGAAACCAACTCTGAAGCCAACTCTGCAACCAACTCCGAAACCTACTCCGAAGCCAACTCCGCAGCCAACTCCGAAGCAAACTACAACTACAACGCCAACTCCAACGCCAACTCCAAAGCCAACTCCGAAACCATCTCCGAAAACAACTCCGAAACCATCTCCGAAAACAACTCCAAAACCATCTCCGAAAACAACTCCGAAAACAACTCCGAAAACAACTCCGAAACCAACTCTGAAACCAACTCCGAAACCAACTCTGAAACCAACTCTGAAACCAACTCCGAAGCCAACTCCAAAGCCAACTCCGAAACCAACTCCGAAGCCAACTCTGAAGCCAACTCCGAAGCCATCTCCGAAGCCAACTCCGAAATCAACTCCGAAGCCAACTCCGAAGCCAACTCCGAAGCCAACTCCGAAGCCAACTACAACTACAATGCCAACTACAACGCCAACTACAACGCCAACTCCAAAGCCAACTCCGAAACCAACTCCGAAACCAACTCCAAAGCCAACTCCGAAACCAACTCCGAAACCAACTCCAAAGCCAACTCCAAAGCCAACTCCAAAGCCAACTCCGAAACCAACTCCCAAGCCAACTCCGAAACCAACTCCCAAGCCAACTCCGAAACCAACTCCGAAACCAACTCCAAAGCCAACTCCAAAGCCAACTCCGAAACCAACTCCAAAACCAACCCCAAAGCCAACTCCAAAACCAACTCCAAAACCAACTTTAAAACCAACTCCAAAGCCCACTCCGAAGCCTACAACGACTACAACGACAGGTACAACTACGAAACCAT TCTCTGTAGACGAGATCCTCTGCACGGTAGGCGGAAAGGCCGTCTTGTTCTACATGCACCCGCCTGACAGGATCTGCGACGCCGATTACTACACCAGTGTCGCGGTGATTAATGGCGCCATGTACGGCGTCGACAACCAAGAAAGCTGGGCGACGTTTCAGAGAGTAATGTATTGGCGCAGAAAGACTACCGGCGGCATCGGATTCGATATCCG GTACTGCACCCCGAATAGTGTGAATACAGCGACGGTAGAGAGCCTGAAAGATCACGCGAAGTCGCGCCACATCATACACTACGGCGTACTGGACGTCTTGGAAACATCGACGAATGTGAAGGCGCTATACGACAAGGCCAAGGCGCTTCTTGCG CATTTGAAGGTTATACAAACGTCAATAAACGCCAACGAATCGAGAACATTAATTGCTCTCGGCATATACAATTATCGCGGCAATAACGCGATGGGCATCCTCAGCGATATGTTCAACGACGCCGCCAA CAACCACGTGGCGGACACGGTCATCGCCTACAGCTCTGTGGGCTGGATCGAGCGAGAGAGCGAGTGCGTCAGCCACCCGCCATCTGTATTCCAAAGAAGCGACCTAAAAGGCGAGGCTGCGAAAAAGGCTGGCCGGGCACCTGATATC AAAAGTATTGCGAAGCTCATGGCGAGAGACAAGCCATTCCCTGACGACGTCAAGTTGGGACTCTCCTTCGAGATGGCCACCCTCGTCTACACCTTAAAGAACGCAACAAAAGGTCGCCACGCAGCTTTGGTCAACGCTGTGTGCAAAGCCTTCTATATCAGCAGCTTCGACGTCGCG CCTTGCCTAGGAAACATCAGGAAAAACCGAGAACGAGTATATCCAGGGGTCGACGTGGGTCAATCACACGGCGATCCAAGGCAGGCCATCCTCTTCGAGAGCAGTGATACGCTCGTCTACAAG CTCAAGAAGATGGCCGACAAGTCCACCTTCCTGCGGCATGgtctgtcgctgctgctgctcaaCGTCGACCTCCAGGATTTCAGGACGGGCGAGGATAACCTGTGTAAAGCGTACAACGAAAGAGACCGAGACAAGCCGCACACTCGAATCATAACAGTTAGGTATGAGCTCGGGCTGCCCCATAACTTCGATCGTCGCTAA